The following coding sequences lie in one Treponema socranskii subsp. buccale genomic window:
- the purD gene encoding phosphoribosylamine--glycine ligase has product MNIILVGSGGREHAVAWSLAQSPLVKKIVVVPGNGGTASEAKCKNIDISSCGYIENNGTSPYVQIARREECIMAVVGPENPLAEGLADDFWKADIPCIGPKKAAAELEASKDFAKRFMRTYGVACAKSETFDDSEKAKAYVMQHGAPVVIKADGLAAGKGVVVAATVEDALSAISDIMDSGKVGAAGEKIVIEEYLEGIEISVLAAVSVTPEAAKKQKAKIVPFLPARDHKRLFDGAAGPNTGGMGAVCPLADVTDETMTLFRRDILSPTLKGLIAENFDYRGFIFFGLMLTKDGPKLLEYNVRLGDPETQALLPLVDFDFAAMCCSIVNCSLDNFSFKWKTGCVVAPVVVSGGYPGAYEKGKEITIDENRIKEAGAKLFIAGAKRAPNGKLVTDGGRVLACSAHGADFDEARKKAYDAIDAVRFDNAFYRKDIGLPGAAESGTL; this is encoded by the coding sequence ATGAATATCATCCTCGTCGGATCGGGCGGGCGTGAACATGCCGTCGCGTGGTCTCTCGCGCAAAGTCCGCTTGTAAAAAAGATCGTCGTCGTTCCCGGAAACGGCGGTACCGCTTCTGAAGCGAAATGTAAAAATATCGATATATCCTCGTGCGGTTATATAGAAAACAACGGTACTTCTCCTTACGTGCAGATTGCGCGGCGCGAAGAATGCATTATGGCTGTCGTCGGACCGGAAAATCCGCTTGCTGAAGGCCTTGCCGACGATTTTTGGAAAGCCGATATTCCGTGCATCGGACCGAAAAAAGCGGCCGCCGAACTTGAAGCGAGTAAAGATTTTGCAAAGCGATTTATGCGCACGTACGGCGTCGCATGTGCAAAAAGCGAAACGTTTGACGACAGCGAAAAAGCGAAAGCATACGTCATGCAACACGGCGCACCGGTCGTCATAAAAGCGGACGGGCTTGCGGCGGGAAAAGGCGTTGTCGTTGCAGCGACCGTCGAAGACGCCCTTTCGGCGATTTCCGATATCATGGATTCGGGCAAAGTCGGAGCGGCGGGGGAAAAAATCGTCATCGAAGAATACCTCGAAGGCATCGAAATTTCCGTACTCGCCGCGGTTTCGGTAACTCCCGAAGCGGCAAAAAAACAAAAGGCGAAAATCGTGCCGTTTTTGCCGGCACGCGATCACAAACGCCTTTTCGACGGAGCGGCAGGCCCGAACACCGGCGGCATGGGAGCCGTATGCCCGCTTGCCGACGTGACGGATGAAACGATGACGCTCTTTCGGCGCGATATTCTTTCGCCGACGCTCAAAGGACTCATAGCCGAAAACTTCGATTACCGCGGTTTTATTTTTTTCGGCCTCATGCTCACAAAAGACGGACCGAAGCTTCTCGAATACAATGTACGGCTCGGTGATCCCGAAACGCAGGCCCTGCTTCCGCTCGTCGATTTCGATTTCGCCGCGATGTGCTGTTCGATCGTCAACTGTTCGCTTGACAATTTTTCATTCAAATGGAAAACGGGCTGCGTCGTCGCTCCGGTCGTCGTTTCGGGCGGTTATCCCGGCGCATACGAAAAAGGCAAAGAAATTACAATCGATGAAAACCGCATAAAAGAGGCCGGTGCGAAATTATTTATTGCAGGAGCAAAGCGCGCTCCAAACGGAAAACTCGTCACCGACGGCGGACGCGTACTCGCATGCAGCGCACACGGTGCCGATTTCGACGAAGCGCGTAAAAAAGCGTACGATGCGATCGATGCGGTACGCTTTGACAATGCGTTCTATCGAAAAGATATCGGATTACCGGGCGCGGCGGAATCCGGAACGCTGTAA
- a CDS encoding NUDIX domain-containing protein, which yields MEKIIQKIIENYLFLLAAFALVYFNQKRVGFVSVKKRRAVFIMLMLAVFYLAFLLLIQRMHWNPYFAIPGFIAVVFTGFLLRRHTWPFKSRCQKCGKRLTITQMLTNDENICGACFVAEHPELAPKTEADIQKEFDDEWTAWKPDECVVLCFIVNERNQVLLIERKYIEKGSGKVSGAMSRLEAKENPLDACKRCALEETGLAIEEVRCHGRLNFALPGRDLRCYVFVADEFAGTIKETDKNLPYWINIKKLPFGKMSVDCRVWLPIALDRGYFDYYGTCNEKGYVVKDTLRKQLPEDPFA from the coding sequence ATGGAAAAAATCATACAAAAAATAATCGAAAATTATTTATTTTTACTTGCGGCCTTCGCCCTTGTTTATTTTAATCAAAAAAGAGTCGGGTTCGTGTCCGTAAAAAAACGGAGAGCGGTGTTTATCATGCTTATGCTTGCCGTATTTTATTTGGCGTTTTTGCTTTTGATTCAGCGAATGCATTGGAATCCGTATTTTGCGATTCCGGGTTTTATCGCGGTTGTTTTTACGGGATTTTTGCTCCGCCGTCATACGTGGCCTTTTAAAAGCCGTTGTCAAAAATGCGGAAAAAGGTTAACGATTACACAGATGCTCACAAACGATGAAAATATCTGCGGCGCGTGTTTTGTTGCAGAACATCCGGAACTTGCGCCGAAAACGGAAGCGGATATTCAAAAAGAATTCGACGACGAATGGACTGCGTGGAAACCCGACGAATGCGTCGTGCTGTGCTTTATCGTAAACGAGCGGAATCAGGTACTGCTCATCGAACGGAAGTATATCGAAAAAGGATCGGGCAAAGTGTCGGGGGCGATGAGTCGTTTAGAAGCGAAAGAAAATCCCCTCGACGCGTGCAAACGGTGTGCGCTCGAAGAGACGGGACTTGCTATCGAAGAAGTGCGCTGTCACGGAAGATTGAATTTTGCACTTCCCGGCCGCGACTTGCGCTGCTATGTGTTTGTCGCCGACGAGTTTGCCGGTACGATCAAAGAAACCGACAAAAATCTGCCGTATTGGATAAACATCAAAAAATTGCCGTTCGGTAAAATGTCCGTCGACTGCCGTGTATGGCTCCCGATCGCCCTCGACCGCGGTTATTTCGATTATTACGGTACGTGCAACGAAAAAGGCTATGTCGTCAAAGATACGCTTCGTAAACAGCTTCCGGAAGACCCTTTCGCTTGA
- a CDS encoding serine dehydratase subunit alpha family protein, producing the protein MDKKIYDAYVAILKTELVPALGCTEPIAIAFAAAKARDVLGSFPETIRVEASGNIVKNVQGVTVPNSGGMKGIDVAATLGAVGGDAEIGLEVLSKITEEQIKKTKELVDSGFCKCSLVDGKDNLYIRVTAKKGDDTAIVIVSEKHTNISYIEKNGKVIIDAQSPAAKADTGTQADKSLLAVKDIIDFANEVNIEDVRAVIERQIEYNTAISQEGLAREYGARIGRTLEKLYDKNDVRVRARAAAAAGSDARMSGCPLPVVINSGSGNQGMTVSLPVIEYAKEWHVPHDKLIRALVLANLMALLQKRYIGSLSAFCGAVCAATGAGCGITYLHGGGEDAITRTITNTLGDVGGIVCDGAKPSCAAKIASAVDAAILGFELGSEEGIAFQKGEGLVKGSAEETIRSFGRVGRDGMRSTDTEILHIMLEK; encoded by the coding sequence ATGGATAAAAAGATATACGATGCATACGTCGCAATCTTAAAAACGGAACTCGTACCCGCGCTCGGCTGTACCGAGCCGATCGCCATCGCGTTTGCGGCGGCAAAAGCGCGCGACGTGCTCGGGAGTTTTCCCGAAACGATACGGGTCGAAGCGAGCGGTAATATCGTCAAAAACGTGCAGGGCGTAACCGTTCCGAACTCCGGCGGCATGAAAGGAATCGATGTGGCGGCGACGCTCGGTGCTGTCGGCGGCGACGCTGAAATCGGTTTGGAAGTGCTTTCGAAAATCACCGAAGAGCAGATTAAAAAAACGAAAGAGCTTGTCGATTCGGGGTTTTGCAAGTGCAGTCTTGTCGACGGCAAAGACAATCTTTATATCCGCGTAACGGCAAAAAAAGGTGACGATACGGCGATCGTCATCGTATCCGAAAAGCACACGAATATTTCATATATTGAAAAAAACGGAAAAGTAATAATCGATGCGCAATCGCCCGCAGCAAAAGCCGACACGGGAACGCAAGCGGACAAATCGCTGCTTGCGGTAAAAGATATCATCGATTTTGCGAATGAAGTGAATATCGAAGACGTGCGCGCCGTGATTGAACGGCAGATCGAATATAATACCGCCATATCGCAAGAAGGGCTTGCGCGCGAATACGGAGCGAGGATCGGACGCACGCTTGAAAAGCTGTACGACAAAAACGATGTACGCGTGCGCGCTCGTGCTGCCGCCGCGGCGGGAAGCGATGCGCGTATGAGCGGATGTCCGCTGCCGGTCGTCATAAACAGCGGAAGCGGCAATCAGGGAATGACGGTATCGCTGCCGGTCATCGAATATGCGAAAGAGTGGCATGTGCCGCACGACAAGCTTATCCGTGCGCTTGTTTTGGCAAATCTCATGGCGCTTTTGCAAAAGCGTTATATCGGCAGCTTGAGCGCGTTTTGCGGAGCGGTGTGCGCGGCGACCGGAGCCGGCTGCGGCATAACCTATCTGCACGGCGGCGGAGAAGATGCCATTACGCGTACGATTACGAATACGCTCGGCGATGTCGGCGGTATCGTATGTGACGGCGCAAAGCCTTCGTGTGCGGCAAAGATCGCATCGGCGGTGGATGCGGCGATTCTCGGTTTCGAACTCGGTTCCGAAGAGGGTATCGCATTCCAAAAGGGTGAGGGTCTGGTTAAAGGGTCGGCTGAAGAAACGATACGGAGCTTCGGCCGCGTAGGCCGCGACGGTATGCGTTCAACCGATACGGAAATATTGCATATCATGCTCGAAAAATAA
- a CDS encoding 2-keto-3-deoxygluconate permease — protein sequence MKLGQVKILDTINKIPGGLMVVPLILGVTVNTLFPDFLKIGSFTTALFKNGGNCLIAVLFLCSGAQIQFRSAGQALYKGVVINTSKVLFGVSIGVILARIGGPGAVMLGMTPLGLIGCMSNSNGGLYTALATKYGDKTDVGAIAVISSNDGPFYEMLFMGLGGVATIPAKALFACIFPIIVGMILGNLDDKMRDFLKPGMLISIFLFAFPLGAGMSFKTFITAGIPGILIGLLTVLWTGIPTYFIYKLLIRKKNRRSCAVGAAVGTAAGNSVGTPAAIAAVDPTWEPYAAAATAQCAAAVIVTAIVTPLVVNALYKYEEKHGLINYDVPLASEDAALEKEVKREPKI from the coding sequence ATGAAACTCGGGCAAGTTAAAATCCTTGATACCATTAACAAAATCCCCGGCGGATTGATGGTCGTTCCGTTGATTCTCGGAGTGACCGTTAACACGCTCTTTCCGGATTTTTTGAAGATCGGAAGCTTTACGACGGCGCTTTTCAAAAACGGCGGCAACTGTCTTATTGCAGTGCTGTTCCTTTGTTCGGGTGCGCAAATTCAATTCCGCAGCGCGGGACAGGCATTGTATAAAGGCGTCGTCATCAATACGAGTAAAGTGTTGTTCGGCGTATCTATCGGTGTTATCCTCGCGCGAATCGGCGGTCCCGGTGCCGTTATGCTCGGTATGACGCCGCTCGGCCTTATCGGCTGTATGTCGAATTCAAACGGAGGCTTGTACACCGCGCTCGCTACGAAATACGGCGACAAAACCGATGTCGGTGCCATCGCGGTCATCTCTTCGAACGACGGTCCGTTTTATGAAATGCTGTTTATGGGACTCGGCGGCGTCGCGACGATTCCGGCGAAAGCTTTGTTTGCATGTATTTTCCCGATCATCGTCGGCATGATACTCGGAAACCTCGACGATAAAATGCGCGATTTTTTAAAGCCCGGTATGCTCATATCGATTTTCCTCTTCGCTTTTCCGCTCGGCGCCGGTATGAGTTTTAAAACCTTTATCACGGCCGGTATTCCGGGTATCCTTATCGGTCTGCTTACCGTCTTGTGGACGGGTATTCCGACGTATTTTATCTACAAATTGCTTATCCGCAAAAAGAACCGGCGAAGCTGCGCGGTAGGAGCCGCGGTCGGTACGGCTGCGGGAAATTCCGTCGGAACACCTGCCGCCATCGCCGCCGTCGATCCGACGTGGGAACCCTATGCCGCCGCGGCTACGGCACAATGCGCCGCTGCGGTTATCGTCACGGCTATCGTTACACCGCTCGTCGTCAACGCGCTGTATAAGTACGAAGAAAAACACGGCCTTATCAATTACGATGTGCCGCTCGCTTCCGAAGATGCGGCGCTTGAAAAAGAAGTAAAGCGCGAGCCGAAAATTTAA
- the larA gene encoding nickel-dependent lactate racemase yields MNLSFPYGKEFLKIDIPDERLKGVIVSNLHHYTAKNTPEALVARALENPVGTKKLSELAEGKNNIVLIASDHTRPVPSKTIVPPMLAEIRKGNPNADITILISTGCHRLSTKGELIDKFGEEIVKNEKIVVHDCDNSPLVKVGTLPSGGECIINKLAVDADLLVAEGFIEPHFFAGFSGGRKSILPGVASRTTVLANHCSEFIADVHSRTGILEGNPIHKDMVWAAHAAKLAFIVNVVINEKKEAIYAVAGDVEAAHKKGCDFLSSLCKVAALPADIVISTNGGYPLDQNIYQAVKGMTAAEATVKKGGVIIMLAKSNDGHGGEGFYHQMADEPDIQKTLDLFMSRGRNETKPDQWQTQIFIRILQKARVIYVSDAPDETVRALHMIPAHSLEEAMKEAEKLCGDPNATITAIPDGVSVMVIE; encoded by the coding sequence ATGAATCTGTCGTTTCCTTACGGAAAAGAATTTTTAAAAATCGATATTCCCGACGAACGCTTAAAGGGTGTCATCGTTTCGAACCTTCATCACTATACGGCAAAAAATACGCCGGAAGCGCTCGTCGCCCGTGCGCTTGAAAATCCCGTCGGTACGAAAAAACTTTCGGAACTCGCCGAAGGGAAAAACAATATCGTGCTCATCGCAAGCGACCATACGCGCCCCGTTCCGAGCAAAACAATCGTTCCGCCGATGCTTGCCGAAATCCGAAAGGGAAACCCGAACGCCGACATTACGATCCTCATTTCGACCGGCTGTCACCGGCTTTCGACAAAAGGAGAACTCATCGATAAATTCGGCGAAGAAATCGTCAAAAACGAAAAAATCGTCGTTCACGACTGCGACAATTCTCCGCTCGTAAAGGTCGGAACGCTGCCGAGCGGCGGCGAGTGCATTATCAATAAGCTTGCTGTCGATGCCGATCTGCTCGTTGCGGAAGGCTTTATCGAACCGCATTTTTTTGCGGGTTTTTCGGGCGGGCGCAAAAGTATTCTTCCCGGAGTTGCGAGTCGTACGACGGTGCTTGCCAATCACTGTTCCGAATTCATCGCCGACGTGCATTCGCGTACCGGCATCCTCGAAGGAAATCCGATTCACAAAGATATGGTGTGGGCGGCGCACGCGGCGAAACTCGCGTTCATCGTCAACGTCGTCATCAACGAAAAAAAAGAAGCGATCTATGCGGTTGCAGGCGATGTGGAAGCCGCACATAAAAAAGGCTGCGATTTCCTTTCGTCGCTGTGCAAAGTCGCGGCTCTGCCGGCGGACATCGTCATATCGACGAACGGCGGCTATCCTCTCGATCAAAATATTTACCAAGCGGTAAAAGGCATGACGGCGGCGGAAGCGACGGTCAAAAAAGGCGGCGTTATCATTATGCTTGCGAAGTCGAACGACGGTCACGGAGGCGAAGGATTTTATCACCAGATGGCCGACGAGCCGGATATTCAAAAGACGCTCGATCTTTTTATGAGCCGCGGCAGAAACGAAACGAAGCCCGATCAATGGCAGACGCAGATTTTTATCCGCATTTTACAAAAGGCGCGCGTGATTTACGTTTCGGATGCTCCCGATGAAACGGTACGTGCTCTGCACATGATCCCCGCGCACAGTCTCGAAGAAGCGATGAAAGAAGCCGAAAAACTTTGCGGCGATCCGAATGCGACGATAACCGCGATTCCCGACGGCGTGTCGGTCATGGTTATCGAGTGA
- a CDS encoding flagellin has protein sequence MVINHNMSAMFATRAEGLTEVSQQKDMEKLSSGMRINRAGDDASGLAVSEKMRSQIRGLNQASTNAQNGISFIQTTEGYLQETTDIIQRIRELAVQSSNGIYSAEDRMQIQVEVSSLIAEVDRIASAAQFNGMNMLTGRFARPTGENTVTGSMWFHIGANMDQRTQVYIGTMSAMALGLRNVGDETIMTLETPDEANRAIGTLDEAIKKINKQRADLGAYQNRLEKTIVGLDIGAENLQASESRIRDANMAKETVNFTRDNVLSQAGTAMIAQANQSSQNVLSLLR, from the coding sequence ATGGTTATCAATCACAATATGAGCGCTATGTTTGCAACTCGCGCTGAGGGACTCACGGAGGTTTCCCAACAGAAAGACATGGAAAAGCTGTCCTCCGGTATGAGAATAAACCGTGCAGGAGACGATGCTTCCGGTCTCGCCGTTTCGGAAAAAATGCGCAGCCAGATCCGCGGTTTGAATCAGGCGTCGACGAACGCTCAGAACGGCATTTCGTTCATTCAGACGACGGAAGGTTATCTGCAGGAAACGACCGACATCATCCAGCGCATCCGTGAACTGGCTGTTCAGTCTTCCAACGGTATTTACAGCGCGGAAGACCGCATGCAGATCCAAGTCGAAGTTTCTTCACTCATCGCGGAAGTCGACCGCATCGCGAGCGCGGCGCAGTTCAACGGCATGAACATGCTCACCGGACGCTTTGCCCGCCCGACTGGAGAAAACACCGTTACCGGTTCGATGTGGTTCCACATCGGTGCGAACATGGATCAGCGCACGCAAGTCTATATCGGCACGATGTCGGCAATGGCGCTCGGTTTGCGCAATGTCGGCGACGAAACGATTATGACGCTCGAAACGCCGGATGAAGCGAACCGCGCAATCGGTACGCTCGACGAAGCGATTAAAAAGATCAACAAACAGCGCGCCGACCTCGGTGCATATCAAAACCGTCTCGAAAAGACGATCGTCGGTCTTGATATCGGCGCGGAAAACCTCCAGGCATCCGAGAGCCGCATCCGCGACGCCAACATGGCAAAAGAAACGGTTAATTTCACGAGAGACAACGTTCTCTCACAGGCTGGCACGGCTATGATCGCACAAGCGAACCAATCTAGCCAAAATGTGCTGAGCTTACTTCGGTGA
- a CDS encoding dihydroxyacetone kinase subunit DhaK — protein MKKIINKPEDFVNEMMEGIELAYGDRVHFLDGDCRVLVSGYPVKDGKVGIVTAGGSGHLPVFLGYVGSGMLDGCAIGNVFASPSSQKMANMIKACDRGSGVLCLYGNYGGDKMNFDMACEMVDMDDIKTKTVLVCDDVASSAKETAAKRRGVAGMVYAFKVAGAAADKMMSLDEVASVAEKALANIRTMGVALSPCIVPEVGKPTFSINDDEIEVGMGIHGEPGIEVRKMMTADEVAKVILDKIIADMPLASGDKVSVMVNGLGATPLEEQLIVYRSVAKMLASKNVSVFMPHIGEFATSMEMAGLSITVFKLDSQLEELLRAPASTPFYTNENK, from the coding sequence ATGAAAAAGATTATTAACAAACCGGAAGACTTTGTAAACGAAATGATGGAAGGCATCGAACTTGCATACGGCGACAGAGTGCATTTTCTCGACGGCGACTGCCGTGTGCTCGTTTCGGGTTATCCCGTAAAAGACGGCAAAGTCGGTATCGTGACGGCCGGAGGCAGCGGGCACTTGCCGGTGTTTTTGGGCTATGTCGGAAGCGGTATGCTTGACGGCTGCGCGATCGGTAACGTGTTCGCTTCTCCGTCATCGCAGAAGATGGCGAATATGATTAAAGCGTGCGACCGCGGCAGCGGCGTTTTGTGCCTCTACGGAAACTACGGCGGCGATAAAATGAATTTCGACATGGCCTGCGAAATGGTCGACATGGACGATATCAAAACGAAAACCGTACTCGTGTGCGACGACGTCGCTTCGAGCGCAAAAGAAACGGCGGCAAAGCGCCGCGGTGTTGCGGGTATGGTGTATGCGTTTAAAGTTGCCGGTGCGGCCGCCGATAAAATGATGTCGCTCGATGAAGTCGCTTCCGTTGCGGAAAAAGCGCTTGCAAATATCAGAACGATGGGTGTCGCGCTTTCCCCGTGCATCGTTCCGGAAGTCGGAAAGCCGACGTTTTCCATCAATGACGATGAAATCGAAGTAGGTATGGGCATTCACGGCGAGCCGGGAATCGAAGTGCGCAAGATGATGACGGCCGATGAAGTCGCAAAGGTTATCCTCGACAAAATCATTGCCGATATGCCCCTCGCTTCCGGCGACAAAGTTTCCGTTATGGTAAACGGACTCGGTGCGACGCCGCTTGAAGAGCAGCTCATCGTCTATCGTTCGGTTGCAAAGATGCTCGCTTCTAAAAACGTAAGCGTTTTTATGCCGCACATCGGAGAATTTGCGACATCTATGGAGATGGCCGGCCTGTCGATCACCGTATTCAAGCTCGATTCGCAGCTTGAAGAATTGCTCCGCGCCCCGGCATCGACACCGTTTTATACGAATGAAAACAAATAG
- a CDS encoding dihydroxyacetone kinase subunit L: MNAKDVKGACKIISDVMTKNKDYLIQLDQQNGDGDLGISMSEGYKAVSDFLDTSDETDLGKLFMKMGMTFNEKAPSSLGTITSIGIMGMAKAMRGKTDIDLAETSAAFKAGIDAISEKCGSKAGEKTIMDAFIPAVDELEKHSADGEKKAFEAAAAAAAKGSENTKNMKAVHGRAAYYAEKSIGVLDGGSVVGKLLFEAINTYWQGK; the protein is encoded by the coding sequence ATGAATGCGAAAGATGTAAAAGGTGCATGTAAAATTATAAGCGATGTGATGACGAAAAATAAAGATTATCTCATTCAACTTGACCAGCAAAACGGCGACGGCGATTTGGGCATTTCCATGAGCGAAGGTTATAAAGCGGTAAGTGATTTTCTCGACACCTCCGATGAAACGGACTTGGGAAAATTATTTATGAAAATGGGGATGACGTTTAACGAAAAGGCGCCGTCGTCGCTCGGGACGATTACGTCGATCGGCATTATGGGTATGGCGAAAGCGATGCGCGGCAAAACGGATATCGATTTGGCGGAAACGAGTGCCGCATTTAAAGCGGGGATCGATGCGATCAGCGAAAAATGCGGATCGAAAGCCGGAGAAAAAACGATTATGGACGCCTTTATTCCCGCAGTCGACGAACTTGAAAAGCACAGTGCCGACGGTGAAAAAAAAGCGTTCGAAGCTGCCGCCGCCGCTGCCGCAAAGGGTTCGGAAAATACGAAAAATATGAAAGCGGTACACGGACGTGCGGCATACTACGCGGAAAAAAGCATCGGCGTTCTCGACGGCGGTTCGGTCGTCGGTAAACTCTTGTTTGAAGCGATAAATACGTATTGGCAAGGAAAATAA
- a CDS encoding GntR family transcriptional regulator: protein MVATRKKYSNNTLKDTYYDIILQRVIRDEYKSGDIITEKSLVDEFNVSKSPIREALISLCNERLLKSIPRFGYEVMSISEQTVSEMLDYRVVLECGYLERNWDAVTDKRIARLEELLYKDYRKPEQREALEHWAKNCNFHLTLFSFSGNDFSYERLADVMRTLGIVYVRSYWKMLHLTRISSGANYHKQLINYLMRGDKKAAVECLKEDIMEFFTPGN, encoded by the coding sequence ATGGTTGCGACGCGGAAAAAATATTCGAACAACACGCTGAAAGATACGTATTACGATATTATCCTTCAGCGTGTTATCCGCGATGAATATAAATCGGGCGACATCATTACGGAAAAGTCTCTTGTCGATGAATTCAACGTGAGCAAGTCTCCGATTCGAGAAGCGTTGATTTCTCTATGTAATGAAAGATTGTTAAAAAGCATACCGAGATTCGGTTATGAAGTGATGTCTATTTCCGAGCAAACGGTTTCCGAGATGCTCGATTACCGTGTCGTATTGGAATGCGGGTATCTTGAACGGAATTGGGATGCCGTAACGGATAAACGGATCGCTCGGTTGGAAGAATTGTTGTATAAAGATTACCGTAAGCCCGAACAGCGTGAAGCGCTTGAACACTGGGCAAAAAACTGTAATTTTCATTTGACGCTTTTTTCGTTTTCGGGCAACGATTTTTCGTACGAACGGCTTGCCGATGTTATGCGGACGCTCGGCATCGTCTATGTCCGTTCGTATTGGAAAATGCTGCATTTAACGCGGATAAGCAGCGGAGCGAATTATCATAAACAGCTTATTAATTATTTGATGCGCGGCGATAAAAAAGCGGCCGTCGAATGTCTCAAAGAAGATATCATGGAATTTTTTACACCCGGCAATTGA